One region of Parerythrobacter jejuensis genomic DNA includes:
- a CDS encoding DUF924 family protein translates to MALASRRWAAEILHVWFHRLNERDWFGGSDHVDALLARRFAADWHSLRHRPAHEFLTDDSVALAAILLFDQVPRNLFRGEARAFTSDPLARAITHGALQRGWHRDLSSSRIQFLAMPLMHSEDIADQDLCCRIFANHVPGAFSFARSHRKMIARFGRFPHRNPVLGRPTTAAEQRAIDAGFAW, encoded by the coding sequence TTGGCGTTGGCATCGCGGCGCTGGGCTGCGGAAATCCTGCATGTCTGGTTCCATCGGCTAAACGAGCGGGACTGGTTCGGCGGCTCCGACCACGTCGATGCCTTGCTCGCGCGCCGGTTTGCCGCAGATTGGCACAGCCTGCGGCACCGCCCGGCCCATGAATTCCTGACCGACGATAGCGTCGCGCTGGCCGCAATCCTGTTGTTCGACCAGGTGCCGCGCAACCTGTTTCGCGGCGAGGCACGCGCCTTTACCAGCGACCCTCTCGCCCGTGCTATCACCCATGGCGCGCTACAACGCGGCTGGCACCGCGACCTGTCGTCGAGCCGGATCCAATTCCTTGCCATGCCACTGATGCATAGCGAGGACATTGCCGATCAGGATCTGTGTTGCCGGATCTTTGCAAACCATGTGCCAGGCGCATTCTCCTTTGCCCGCAGCCACCGCAAAATGATCGCACGGTTCGGGCGCTTCCCGCACCGCAACCCGGTGCTAGGCCGCCCAACCACCGCCGCAGAACAGCGTGCCATCGATGCCGGATTCGCTTGGTAG
- a CDS encoding zinc-finger domain-containing protein, whose translation MNTAPPEVITVTTRRVSCDGASDIRGGDNYRPAALGHPRIYLEIDEHGYVDCGYCDRRFVLKGGPAEGIDQSELPDISEGADPGHR comes from the coding sequence ATGAACACCGCACCGCCCGAAGTCATCACCGTCACCACCCGCCGCGTCAGCTGTGACGGCGCGAGCGACATTCGCGGGGGCGACAATTATCGCCCTGCCGCTCTGGGCCACCCGCGCATCTATCTGGAGATTGACGAGCACGGCTATGTTGATTGCGGCTATTGCGATCGCCGGTTCGTGCTCAAAGGGGGGCCCGCAGAAGGCATCGACCAGTCGGAGCTTCCCGATATTTCCGAAGGCGCAGACCCGGGGCACCGGTGA
- a CDS encoding DUF4402 domain-containing protein, producing the protein MGNRDHPLQRCSKRASRLVRASIVALFAGVLAWPAVAQAQSNSQNAPTRTELVERITIVKSKDMDFGRLAVDNNPGTVTLNPTDSETCTTSANVVHSGSCIAAEFTGVGTTNRRIRIRKPRNRRIFLTGPGRRMQIRNVVFGYTEGLQRLTARTNRRSIRYRITDANGAFLVKLGGQLRIRRNQAPGVYSGTFNVDVDYQ; encoded by the coding sequence ATGGGGAACCGGGATCATCCTTTGCAGCGCTGCTCGAAGCGCGCCAGCCGTTTGGTGCGCGCGAGCATTGTTGCGCTGTTCGCTGGCGTGCTGGCCTGGCCAGCTGTGGCTCAGGCGCAATCGAACAGCCAGAATGCACCCACCCGCACCGAACTGGTTGAACGGATTACAATCGTTAAGAGCAAGGACATGGACTTCGGTCGGCTTGCGGTGGACAACAATCCGGGGACGGTTACGCTAAACCCAACGGATTCGGAAACATGCACCACCAGCGCCAATGTGGTTCATAGTGGATCCTGCATTGCAGCGGAATTCACCGGGGTCGGCACCACCAACCGGCGCATCCGGATCCGTAAACCCCGCAATCGCCGCATTTTCCTCACGGGTCCTGGACGCCGGATGCAAATCCGCAATGTCGTGTTCGGGTATACAGAGGGTCTGCAAAGGCTGACCGCCCGAACAAATCGTAGATCGATCCGCTATCGGATCACCGACGCCAATGGCGCATTTCTTGTCAAGCTGGGCGGGCAATTGCGGATCCGGCGTAACCAGGCTCCGGGCGTCTATTCCGGTACATTCAACGTGGATGTCGACTACCAGTGA
- a CDS encoding DUF4402 domain-containing protein, with the protein MMQSGSRTQTIASRIATTGAVAATALLCLAAPAAAQSNSAAPDASASVIASGTMRNTGDLDFGKVAPGDTGGTIVVAPDNSATVTGTVLSVSTPSAASFIIERRTGLDFPAYVSPTTADSITLIHATDTSETMQLTNFTNDFNRTRTIFFGLFTVPAWFGQTSYDFRVGGTLNVAGNQMPGVYTGEFVVRVDFE; encoded by the coding sequence ATGATGCAGTCGGGTTCACGCACGCAAACCATTGCAAGCAGGATCGCAACCACCGGGGCGGTGGCAGCGACAGCATTGCTGTGCCTGGCTGCACCGGCCGCCGCGCAGTCCAATTCGGCTGCCCCCGATGCCAGCGCATCGGTGATCGCCAGCGGCACCATGCGCAACACCGGCGATTTGGATTTCGGCAAGGTCGCCCCGGGCGACACAGGCGGCACCATCGTGGTGGCACCCGACAACTCTGCAACTGTCACGGGCACTGTCCTTTCGGTCAGCACGCCGAGTGCTGCCAGCTTCATCATCGAACGACGCACAGGGCTGGATTTCCCGGCCTATGTTTCACCTACCACTGCCGATTCGATCACGCTGATCCACGCGACCGACACATCGGAAACGATGCAGCTGACCAATTTCACCAACGACTTCAATCGCACCCGGACGATCTTTTTCGGGCTGTTCACCGTGCCGGCATGGTTCGGGCAGACATCCTATGATTTCCGCGTTGGCGGAACCTTGAACGTGGCCGGCAACCAGATGCCAGGCGTCTACACCGGCGAATTCGTGGTCCGGGTTGATTTCGAATAG
- a CDS encoding ABC transporter ATP-binding protein, which translates to MSQISAPSAISIRDVQKTYAGTKGEPGKHALKGVSFEVPQGGIFGLLGPNGAGKSTLINVLAGLVTKSAGSAEIWGFDIDDQRRNAKRAIGIVPQEIVFDPFFTPYEVLENQAGFYGVPKAERRSEELLAAVRLTDKRDAYARTLSGGMKRRLLIAKAMVHSPPILVLDEPTAGVDVELRRQLWELVTELNRQGVTIVLTTHYLEEAEQLCDRIAIINNGELIANKTTSEMVGMAREKIVVVSTDKDLPSAPVHSAFIKSALTGERTVEVTYDKDALTAGQVLAILQEQGVTIEDVTTREADLEDVFVQLTGAG; encoded by the coding sequence ATGAGCCAGATCAGCGCCCCTTCCGCCATATCGATCCGCGATGTCCAGAAGACCTATGCCGGCACCAAGGGGGAGCCGGGCAAGCACGCGCTCAAAGGGGTCAGCTTCGAGGTTCCGCAAGGCGGGATATTTGGACTGCTGGGTCCGAACGGGGCAGGCAAGTCGACGCTGATCAATGTCCTGGCCGGATTGGTGACCAAGAGCGCAGGCTCGGCCGAGATCTGGGGCTTCGATATCGATGACCAGCGCCGCAATGCCAAGCGCGCGATCGGGATCGTGCCGCAGGAAATTGTCTTCGACCCGTTTTTCACGCCTTACGAAGTGCTGGAAAACCAGGCGGGGTTCTACGGAGTGCCCAAGGCCGAGCGTCGCAGCGAGGAATTGCTCGCGGCAGTCCGGCTGACTGACAAACGCGATGCCTATGCCCGCACCTTGTCGGGCGGGATGAAACGCCGGTTGCTGATTGCCAAGGCGATGGTCCATTCGCCCCCGATCCTGGTGCTGGACGAGCCGACCGCAGGCGTCGATGTCGAATTGCGCCGCCAATTGTGGGAGCTGGTCACCGAGCTCAACCGGCAAGGAGTCACCATTGTTCTGACCACCCACTACCTCGAAGAAGCAGAGCAGCTGTGTGACCGGATTGCGATCATCAACAATGGCGAACTGATCGCCAACAAGACGACCAGCGAAATGGTCGGCATGGCGCGCGAGAAGATCGTGGTGGTCAGCACCGACAAGGACTTGCCCTCCGCCCCTGTCCATTCGGCCTTCATAAAATCGGCTCTGACGGGTGAGCGCACAGTCGAAGTCACGTACGACAAGGATGCGCTGACAGCGGGGCAAGTCCTTGCAATCTTGCAGGAACAGGGCGTGACAATCGAAGATGTGACCACGCGCGAGGCCGATCTGGAGGATGTATTCGTCCAGCTGACCGGCGCAGGATGA
- a CDS encoding class I SAM-dependent methyltransferase — protein sequence MSALYDTIGIDYANLRKPDPRIAAQVDAALGDARTLLNVGAGAGSYEPRGRELTALEPSREMIAQRPEGSAPVVQGTAEHLPFADDSFEAVMAILTIHHWTDKARGLAEMRRVARDRVVLLTYDPAFRGQWQTEYWPALIGLDEGIMPPMEFFEQHLGPVDITPVLVPHDCSDGFLYAYWRRPEAYLDARIRKGSSSFWVIEGLEDGVQRLEADLASGKWAQHNAGLLKAESADMGYRLVIAEGLPC from the coding sequence ATGAGCGCGCTCTACGACACAATCGGCATCGATTACGCCAATTTGCGCAAGCCCGATCCGCGCATCGCGGCGCAGGTGGATGCGGCATTGGGCGATGCGCGGACCCTCTTGAATGTCGGGGCCGGCGCAGGATCTTACGAACCGCGCGGACGCGAACTGACTGCGCTTGAACCTTCCCGGGAAATGATCGCCCAGCGCCCCGAAGGCAGCGCACCAGTCGTGCAGGGCACTGCCGAACACTTGCCGTTTGCGGACGACAGTTTCGAGGCGGTAATGGCCATCCTCACCATCCATCACTGGACCGACAAAGCCCGGGGCCTGGCGGAAATGCGCCGTGTCGCGCGGGACCGGGTGGTGCTGCTCACTTATGATCCGGCCTTCCGGGGCCAGTGGCAGACCGAATATTGGCCCGCCCTGATCGGGCTCGATGAAGGGATCATGCCCCCGATGGAGTTCTTCGAGCAGCATCTCGGGCCCGTCGACATCACGCCGGTTCTCGTCCCGCACGATTGCAGTGACGGCTTTCTCTATGCCTACTGGCGACGGCCCGAGGCCTATCTCGATGCGCGCATTCGCAAGGGTAGCTCCAGCTTCTGGGTGATCGAGGGACTGGAGGATGGCGTGCAGCGGTTGGAGGCGGATCTGGCGAGCGGCAAATGGGCGCAGCACAATGCCGGGCTGCTCAAGGCCGAAAGCGCGGATATGGGTTACCGGCTGGTGATTGCGGAGGGCCTGCCATGCTGA
- a CDS encoding putative quinol monooxygenase, with product MLIILGTVRLPPENLYEARAAMQEMIEESRAEEGCVTYSYAEDVIEPGLVRVTEIWRDREALDAHFASDHLAEWRANWDRLGVHDRDLQLFEAKSGQPV from the coding sequence ATGCTGATTATCCTGGGCACAGTCCGCCTGCCGCCCGAGAACCTGTATGAGGCGCGCGCCGCGATGCAGGAGATGATCGAGGAAAGCCGCGCTGAGGAAGGGTGCGTGACCTATTCCTATGCCGAGGATGTGATCGAACCGGGCCTCGTGCGGGTTACGGAAATCTGGCGCGACCGCGAGGCGCTGGACGCGCATTTTGCCTCGGACCACCTTGCTGAGTGGCGTGCGAATTGGGACCGCTTGGGCGTCCACGATCGGGATTTGCAACTCTTCGAAGCGAAATCGGGCCAACCGGTCTAG
- the nadB gene encoding L-aspartate oxidase: protein MTREYHDVLIIGSGAAGLTAALELAEHKKVLVLAKGSLTGGSTAWAQGGIAAVLDAGDTFDNHVRDTMVAGAGLNRRETVEFVIEQAPKAIDRLVELGVPFNQDSGDLHLTREGGHSHRRIVHVDDATGWAVQEALLKAAEANPNITLLPGRSCVDLITGRNAELYSGAGRVWGAYALDEATGEVEAHVAKATIMAAGGAGRVYQFSTAPRGATGDGIAMAWRAGARVSNMEMMQFHPTCLYNLEVKNFLITEAVRGEGGHLLHPETGHRFMADYDAERMELAPRDVVARAIDDQIKRYGLDYVHLDISHQPPDFVREHFPTIHEKLTGLGIDMTTGPIPVVPAQHYTCGGVLVGLDARTDLPGLWAAGECTESGLHGANRLASNSLLECFVFGEAAADDILSRWDELLDPPAIREWDESRVTDSDEEVVIKQNWTEIRRFMWNYVGIVRTTKRLERAANRIKLLRDEVDDYYGNFRVTTDLIELRNLLEAADLIVTSALARHESRGLHFTLNYPNTDDVARDTVLVP from the coding sequence ATGACACGCGAATATCACGACGTCCTGATTATCGGCTCCGGCGCGGCCGGGCTTACCGCTGCGCTGGAACTGGCGGAGCACAAGAAAGTGCTGGTGCTGGCCAAGGGCTCGCTCACCGGCGGGTCGACGGCTTGGGCACAGGGCGGTATCGCTGCGGTGCTGGATGCGGGCGACACATTCGACAATCATGTCCGCGATACCATGGTGGCAGGTGCAGGCCTGAACCGGCGTGAGACCGTAGAATTCGTCATCGAGCAGGCGCCCAAGGCGATCGACCGGCTGGTCGAGCTGGGCGTCCCGTTCAACCAGGATTCGGGCGATCTACACCTGACCCGCGAAGGTGGGCATTCGCACCGCCGAATCGTCCATGTCGATGATGCAACCGGCTGGGCCGTGCAGGAGGCGCTGCTCAAAGCAGCAGAGGCCAATCCCAACATTACCCTGCTGCCGGGCCGCAGTTGCGTCGATTTGATCACGGGCCGGAATGCGGAGCTGTATTCGGGCGCGGGCCGGGTCTGGGGTGCCTACGCGCTGGACGAGGCCACGGGCGAAGTCGAAGCGCATGTCGCCAAGGCCACGATCATGGCGGCGGGCGGCGCTGGCCGGGTGTACCAGTTCTCCACCGCGCCGCGCGGCGCAACGGGGGACGGGATTGCGATGGCGTGGCGGGCCGGCGCCCGCGTCTCCAATATGGAGATGATGCAGTTTCACCCGACCTGCCTGTATAATCTGGAGGTCAAGAACTTCCTCATCACCGAGGCGGTGCGGGGCGAGGGCGGGCATTTGCTCCATCCGGAAACCGGGCATCGTTTCATGGCGGATTATGACGCGGAGCGGATGGAGCTGGCCCCGCGCGATGTTGTGGCGCGCGCAATCGACGACCAGATCAAGCGCTATGGGCTCGACTATGTCCATCTCGATATCAGCCACCAGCCGCCCGATTTTGTGCGCGAGCACTTCCCGACCATCCATGAAAAACTGACCGGACTGGGCATCGACATGACGACCGGCCCGATCCCGGTGGTGCCGGCCCAGCATTATACCTGTGGCGGTGTGCTGGTCGGCCTCGATGCGCGGACAGATCTGCCGGGCCTGTGGGCGGCGGGCGAATGCACCGAAAGCGGCCTGCATGGTGCCAATCGCCTGGCCTCCAACAGCCTGCTTGAGTGCTTCGTATTTGGCGAAGCCGCAGCGGATGACATCCTGTCGCGGTGGGACGAATTGCTCGATCCGCCCGCGATCAGGGAGTGGGATGAAAGCCGGGTCACGGATTCTGACGAGGAAGTCGTCATCAAGCAGAACTGGACAGAGATCCGCCGCTTTATGTGGAACTATGTCGGAATCGTGCGCACTACCAAGCGGCTGGAACGGGCGGCCAATCGGATCAAGCTGCTGCGCGACGAGGTTGATGACTATTACGGTAATTTCCGCGTCACGACCGACCTGATCGAACTGCGCAACCTGCTGGAAGCGGCCGATCTGATCGTAACTTCCGCCCTCGCCCGGCACGAAAGCCGCGGACTGCATTTCACGCTCAATTATCCGAACACAGACGATGTGGCGCGCGATACGGTGCTGGTGCCGTAG
- the ppk2 gene encoding polyphosphate kinase 2 produces MARAGGNTSKGNASGAKPAVEEALADERTEAAIEGEEEAIGVVAKTSPTEGVDAIIAGSSPDDAARLRQYLGLPKPPGKPRKTNNQLAEDWREGGYPYKYKMLRKDYEREKFVLQTELLKLQQWVRENQQRVIILFEGRDAAGKGGAIKRMMEHLNPRGARVVALEKPSEVERGQWYFQRYVEHLPTVGEIVLFDRSWYNRAGVERVMGFCSDEEYREFLRQAPDFERNLVRSGIHLIKFWFSVSRPEQLRRFKERQVHPLKQWKLSPVDLASLDKWDDYTKAKEAMFFATDTADSPWTVVKSDDKKRARLNAMRYVLHSLPYTGKDTDRIGRVDDLLVGRANVIHERGEYLMPGSKGD; encoded by the coding sequence ATGGCACGCGCTGGCGGAAACACATCGAAGGGGAATGCGAGCGGCGCCAAACCAGCGGTCGAAGAGGCTCTGGCCGATGAACGGACCGAAGCGGCGATCGAGGGAGAGGAAGAGGCCATTGGCGTCGTTGCCAAGACTTCCCCCACGGAAGGCGTAGACGCCATCATTGCCGGATCATCGCCCGATGATGCCGCGCGCCTGCGTCAGTATCTTGGCCTGCCCAAGCCTCCGGGCAAACCGCGCAAGACCAACAACCAGCTGGCAGAAGACTGGCGCGAGGGTGGCTATCCCTACAAGTACAAGATGCTGCGCAAGGATTACGAGCGCGAAAAATTCGTGCTCCAGACCGAGCTGCTGAAATTGCAGCAATGGGTCCGTGAAAACCAGCAGCGGGTGATCATCCTGTTCGAAGGCCGCGATGCGGCGGGCAAGGGCGGGGCGATCAAGCGCATGATGGAGCATCTTAATCCGCGCGGTGCCCGCGTTGTCGCCCTGGAAAAGCCGAGCGAGGTGGAGCGTGGGCAATGGTATTTCCAGCGCTATGTCGAGCATCTTCCAACCGTTGGCGAGATCGTGCTGTTTGACCGGTCGTGGTACAACCGGGCCGGGGTCGAACGGGTCATGGGCTTTTGCAGCGACGAGGAATATCGCGAGTTTCTGAGGCAGGCGCCCGATTTCGAACGCAATCTGGTCCGCTCCGGCATTCATTTGATCAAGTTCTGGTTCTCGGTCAGCCGGCCGGAACAATTGCGGCGGTTCAAGGAACGGCAGGTCCATCCGCTCAAGCAATGGAAGCTGTCGCCGGTCGACTTGGCCAGTCTCGACAAATGGGATGATTACACCAAGGCGAAAGAGGCCATGTTCTTTGCCACCGATACGGCCGACAGCCCATGGACAGTGGTCAAGTCCGACGACAAGAAACGCGCGCGCCTAAATGCGATGCGCTATGTTCTGCATTCCCTCCCCTATACCGGCAAAGACACTGACCGGATCGGGCGGGTCGATGATTTGCTGGTGGGCAGGGCCAACGTGATCCACGAACGCGGCGAGTATTTGATGCCGGGCAGCAAAGGTGACTAG
- a CDS encoding energy transducer TonB family protein — translation MTKLFRNPVALALGAALITPVLVTPAMAGSGQQEIVVSPSSAMEEWRADVSRDLGRNLVLAERWAKHNPDSGIVQVRFQLDAKGRPANMQTYRSSGSVSTDRAARWAVRRLSDLDQGPAQASAGQVFQANIIFADSAAQKAHYAEKLAYIERRRLASAAAERGVIALGS, via the coding sequence ATGACAAAATTGTTTCGTAACCCCGTCGCACTGGCGCTTGGCGCCGCCCTTATCACTCCGGTTCTTGTGACCCCGGCGATGGCCGGCTCCGGCCAGCAAGAAATTGTGGTCTCGCCCAGCAGCGCGATGGAAGAATGGCGTGCTGATGTGAGCCGCGATCTTGGTCGCAATCTGGTCCTCGCTGAGCGCTGGGCCAAGCACAATCCCGATAGCGGCATTGTGCAAGTGCGCTTCCAGCTCGATGCCAAGGGCCGCCCGGCCAATATGCAGACCTATCGCAGCTCCGGCTCGGTCAGCACTGATCGCGCCGCTCGGTGGGCGGTTCGGCGGCTGAGTGATCTCGACCAAGGTCCGGCGCAGGCTTCGGCTGGGCAGGTGTTTCAGGCCAATATCATCTTTGCCGATAGCGCCGCGCAGAAGGCACATTATGCAGAGAAGCTGGCCTATATCGAGCGCCGCCGTCTCGCCAGCGCCGCCGCCGAACGCGGAGTGATCGCGCTCGGTTCCTGA
- a CDS encoding alpha/beta fold hydrolase: protein MPETTANGISIHYEDHGDKNAPPMLLIMGFGAQLTLWPDELVDELVGHGFRVIRYDNRDIGLSHKFDGVKAPGLIKMTLLGKLGITPKVPYTLSDMADDGAGLLEALEIPRAHIVGGSMGGMIAQHVAAKHADKTMSLTSIFSTTGHPKLPAAKPEALKALVTRPKSIDEEALVEHGMFLSRTIGSPGYPADADRLRERVTASVRRSVYPEGPTRHLSAIVADGDRREMIKNITAPTLVLHGEADPLVPVEGGHDTAAHIPGAKIKTFPGWGHDLPEELIKPIAAEMAEHAKAAQG from the coding sequence ATGCCCGAAACAACGGCCAATGGAATCTCCATTCATTACGAGGATCACGGCGACAAGAATGCGCCGCCAATGCTGCTGATCATGGGGTTCGGTGCGCAGCTGACCCTGTGGCCGGATGAACTGGTGGACGAGCTGGTCGGCCACGGCTTTCGCGTCATCCGGTATGACAATCGCGACATCGGCCTCAGCCACAAGTTTGACGGGGTCAAGGCGCCCGGACTGATCAAGATGACCCTGCTCGGGAAGCTCGGGATCACGCCCAAGGTGCCCTACACGCTGTCCGACATGGCCGATGACGGGGCCGGGCTGCTGGAGGCGCTGGAGATTCCGCGGGCGCATATCGTCGGTGGCAGCATGGGCGGGATGATTGCCCAGCATGTCGCGGCCAAACATGCCGACAAGACAATGTCGCTGACCTCGATTTTCTCGACCACCGGCCACCCCAAACTGCCAGCTGCCAAGCCAGAAGCGCTCAAGGCGCTGGTGACCCGGCCCAAGAGCATAGATGAGGAAGCGCTGGTCGAACACGGCATGTTCCTGTCGCGCACGATCGGGAGCCCGGGCTATCCGGCGGATGCGGATCGTTTGCGCGAACGGGTTACGGCGAGCGTGCGCCGCAGCGTCTATCCGGAGGGGCCGACCCGGCACTTGTCCGCGATTGTGGCTGACGGCGACCGGCGCGAGATGATCAAGAACATTACCGCGCCAACGCTCGTCCTGCATGGAGAGGCGGATCCGCTGGTCCCGGTCGAGGGTGGCCATGACACGGCCGCCCATATTCCCGGCGCGAAGATCAAGACCTTCCCCGGTTGGGGCCATGACCTGCCCGAGGAACTGATCAAGCCGATCGCAGCGGAGATGGCCGAGCACGCCAAGGCAGCGCAGGGCTAG
- a CDS encoding ribonucleoside-diphosphate reductase subunit alpha produces MDFKAGDDTAMGADVVDTAETVADAPESKAKKDKAVSMDKQDAGSEELVATAAAGAMAEAVKTAATPQEDSKKVNDRRFEITIDESRDANLTEFGKETLIDRYLLPGEKFQDLFARVADAYADDQEHAQRLYDYISRLWFMPATPVLSNGGTSRGLPISCYLNSVSDSLNGIVDTWNENVWLASKGGGIGTYWGQVRGIGEPVGLNGKTSGIIPFVRVMDSLTLAISQGSLRRGSAACYIDVHHPEIEEFLEIRKPSGDFNRKALNLHHGVLLTDEFMEAVRAGEEFNLISPKTGEVRSTVDARSLFQKLVETRLATGEPYIVFSDTVNRMMPKHHRDLGLKVSTSNLCSEITLPTGVDHLGNDRTAVCCLSSLNLEKWDEWKDEKGFVEDVLRFLDNVLQDYIDRAPDDMARAKYSASRERSVGMGVMGFHSFLQSKNLPLEGPMAKAWNEKMFKYIHSKANEASMVLAKERGPCPDAEEMGAMERFSCKMAIAPTASISIICGGTSACIEPIPANIYTHKTLSGSFIVKNPYLEKILRKKSKDSTNVWNSILERGGSVQHLDFLTTEEKATFKTSFEIDQRYLLEFAADRAPYIDQAQSLNLFIPADVDKWDLMMLHFQAWEKGIKSLYYLRSKSVQRAGFAGGVEADNTSDAPEIELKAELGEQQTDYEECLSCQ; encoded by the coding sequence ATGGATTTCAAGGCAGGGGACGACACGGCCATGGGCGCAGATGTGGTAGATACCGCGGAGACCGTCGCCGACGCGCCCGAATCGAAAGCGAAGAAGGACAAGGCTGTCAGCATGGACAAGCAGGACGCAGGATCCGAAGAGCTGGTCGCGACCGCAGCTGCAGGCGCCATGGCGGAAGCCGTGAAGACCGCCGCAACGCCGCAGGAAGACAGCAAGAAGGTCAACGACCGCCGCTTCGAAATCACCATTGATGAATCGCGCGATGCCAATCTGACCGAATTCGGCAAGGAAACGCTGATCGATCGCTACCTGCTTCCGGGCGAGAAATTTCAAGACCTGTTCGCGCGCGTGGCCGATGCCTATGCCGACGATCAGGAACACGCCCAGCGCCTGTATGATTACATTTCCCGGCTGTGGTTCATGCCGGCCACGCCGGTCCTTTCCAACGGGGGCACCAGCCGGGGCCTGCCGATCAGCTGCTATCTCAATTCGGTTTCGGACAGCCTCAACGGGATTGTCGATACCTGGAACGAGAATGTCTGGCTGGCGTCCAAGGGCGGCGGCATCGGCACCTATTGGGGTCAGGTGCGCGGCATTGGCGAGCCGGTCGGCCTGAACGGCAAGACCAGCGGCATCATTCCCTTCGTGCGCGTGATGGACAGTTTGACGCTGGCGATTTCACAAGGCTCGCTGCGGCGCGGCTCGGCGGCCTGCTATATCGATGTGCACCATCCGGAGATCGAAGAATTCCTCGAAATCCGCAAGCCATCGGGCGATTTCAACCGCAAGGCTCTGAACCTGCACCACGGCGTGCTGCTGACCGATGAATTTATGGAAGCTGTTCGCGCAGGCGAAGAGTTCAATCTCATCTCGCCGAAAACAGGCGAAGTGCGCAGCACGGTCGATGCCCGTAGCCTGTTCCAGAAGCTGGTCGAAACGCGCCTTGCCACGGGTGAGCCCTATATCGTGTTCTCCGACACTGTGAATCGCATGATGCCCAAGCATCACCGCGATCTGGGCCTGAAGGTCTCGACCTCCAACCTGTGTTCGGAAATCACCCTGCCAACCGGTGTCGACCATCTCGGCAATGACCGCACGGCAGTCTGCTGCCTGTCGTCGCTCAACCTTGAAAAATGGGACGAGTGGAAAGACGAGAAAGGCTTTGTCGAAGACGTCCTGCGCTTCCTCGATAATGTCCTGCAGGATTATATCGACCGCGCGCCGGACGATATGGCGCGTGCCAAATATTCCGCCAGCCGCGAACGCAGTGTCGGCATGGGCGTGATGGGCTTCCACTCCTTCCTCCAGAGCAAGAACCTGCCGCTGGAAGGGCCGATGGCCAAGGCGTGGAACGAGAAGATGTTCAAGTACATCCATTCCAAGGCGAACGAAGCCAGCATGGTTCTCGCCAAGGAACGCGGCCCCTGCCCGGATGCCGAAGAAATGGGCGCGATGGAGCGCTTCAGCTGCAAGATGGCCATCGCGCCGACCGCGTCGATTTCAATCATCTGTGGCGGTACCAGTGCCTGCATCGAGCCGATCCCGGCCAATATCTACACGCACAAGACGCTGTCGGGCAGCTTCATCGTGAAGAACCCGTATCTGGAAAAGATCCTGCGCAAGAAGAGCAAGGATTCCACCAATGTGTGGAATTCCATCCTCGAGCGTGGCGGTTCGGTCCAGCATCTCGATTTCCTGACCACGGAAGAGAAGGCGACCTTCAAGACCAGCTTTGAAATCGACCAGCGCTACCTGCTCGAATTCGCTGCTGATCGTGCGCCCTATATCGACCAGGCCCAGTCGCTGAACCTGTTCATCCCGGCTGACGTCGACAAGTGGGACCTGATGATGCTGCACTTCCAGGCGTGGGAGAAGGGCATCAAGTCGCTCTATTACCTGCGTTCGAAGAGCGTCCAGCGCGCAGGCTTCGCCGGCGGTGTCGAAGCCGACAACACCAGCGATGCGCCCGAGATCGAACTCAAGGCGGAGCTGGGCGAACAGCAGACCGACTATGAGGAATGTCTCAGCTGCCAGTGA
- the arsN2 gene encoding arsenic resistance N-acetyltransferase ArsN2 → MFVEPVRFKDELDALRDALAAADLPVDDIDQAGRQFLLLRDGAERLGFIGVEGEGPDRLLRSAIILPDKRGAGVGSQLVKELETFVRSDGCERLHLLTTTAEAFFARLGYRAKDRSTAPQVIAASREFAELCPGSAIYMMKTFK, encoded by the coding sequence GTGTTTGTTGAGCCTGTCCGATTCAAGGACGAGCTCGACGCATTGAGGGACGCGCTGGCAGCGGCAGACCTGCCAGTCGACGATATCGATCAAGCCGGGCGCCAGTTTCTGTTACTGCGAGACGGGGCAGAACGGCTTGGCTTCATCGGCGTTGAAGGTGAGGGACCGGATCGCTTGTTGCGGTCTGCCATCATCTTGCCCGACAAACGTGGCGCGGGTGTCGGCAGCCAGCTTGTCAAAGAGCTTGAGACCTTTGTGCGATCAGACGGGTGCGAGCGACTTCATCTTCTCACCACCACGGCCGAAGCGTTCTTCGCCCGGCTCGGATACAGGGCAAAGGACCGCTCAACCGCGCCGCAAGTAATTGCCGCATCGCGGGAATTCGCCGAGCTGTGTCCCGGAAGCGCGATCTATATGATGAAGACATTCAAGTGA